From the Pyrenophora tritici-repentis strain M4 chromosome 5, whole genome shotgun sequence genome, the window GCAGATGCAGGTGCGCTTCGGGAAGCGGCTGCGTTCAAGCGCGCGTTCAGTGCTTCAAGGGCTAAAGCTCGTCGCCTCTCTGCCTCAGCGCGTGTTGCTCCGCCTCGACCGCCCCTGCTGTTGGGATTCATGATGCTTGGTAGGCCCCCCTCGGCACGAGCGGTGGCCTGCTCGTTACCCGCGTCTATGTCTCTGTCTGAAAATGGGGTACAAACGTTGAGTGATATCATGGCATTGTAGATGCCGTCAGCCAGCGCTCCCACAGGGGTCTGGATGGGCTCAGGGAAGAAGTGAGCAAAGCTGAAGGTGTCTGAAGCGTCTCCCCGAATATAAGAAGCGTCTCCAGTAGACGAAGATGATAGTGAGGGGCTAATGCGGTAGAATCGAAGGTAGATCCACGCAGTCATGAAGCCAAAGTATGCCAGGAACATGGCCGTCTCAGTGCCCAGGACTATGCCAGAAATTGTGTTTGTGAGTAAGAATATGGCGGGAAAGTGCTTGACGCGCATGCGGATGAGACCCTTCGCAATGGCCACAGTGTGTTCGGGAACGAGTTGCTTAAACGAGACGAGGAAGCCTGCCTGGATAGCAATGCCGCCAGAGATAGTGGTTTGCCTAGACTGGTCAGCACAGCGGTCTCACCGTGTCAGAGGGGTAATCACATCATGGAGCCTTTGCTCATGATTAAGTAGCCAGCCAGGTAGAGAATATATGTGAGGATGTTTGGTATCATGGCCACGAACAGCATGAACTTGGTGAACTCATGAGACCCCCACGCGCGTTCCAGGTAGCGTCCGCCATAGAAGACGGTTAGGCCGGTGGTGATGAGGCCGAGCAGGTTCTGCTCCACTACAGTCGCGAGAGCAAATACCCAGGGATACCACGGCACCGAGTGGCGAGGGACTATGGTGAGCCATGGAACACCGTTGCCGACGCCGATGATGGGCTTCTCGACCTTTTCCACCCAGTCAGCATGCGGTCGCAGGGCGAAGTTGATGAGGGTGAAGAAGACGACAGCGGCCAGAATGCCCCTGGTGAGCGGCGGGAGGTTTATCCGAGGCATGGCGAGTGAATGGTGGGTGGGTCTGtcgtggtggtggtgaaAGCATCCGGCATTGTTGGCATTGGTGTTGGGTGGGCAGGGATGTGACAAAGGAACGGACGCTCGCGCTCGGACTGTGGGGACGGTGGACTAGCTGCCGCGAGTCTCTGTCAACTGCAGGTGCGATGTGTGTAAGGCACCTTCACCCTCCATGCCCCAGTCTGGACGAATCGCGTAGACACTCCCGCACACGAACCTCGGTATTCTCGCATCCTTTACGAGCGCATGCAGCGCGTCCATAATGCGCCATGGCGGAGACTCTGAGCAGCAACGCGATGAACTATCTCGGTACCTTTGCCCATAGCACCGCCGCTCCATTGGTCTGCAGATCTGACGTGTAGTGTAGTATGGCGATACCTACAGGAAGCCGGATTCGGCAATGCAGCGCTGCAACTCTCACGATGCTGGATTCGCGACCCCGACACGCTGCCCTTTGCTAGCAAGATTGAGCCGCACACGCTCATTAGGCTGGTCCAGGATGGCATGTGTTTCGACCGCCTCCAGGCCGAGGCCTGCAATGTGCGTCGCTGAAAGATATCAATGAGGCTTGCGCTGACTGCCTGCAGACGGAACCGCGCTACAAATTCGGCAGCGACCACGGTCGCCCTTACTCCCAGCGCAATGGCAACCTCTTGACACTCGACAAGGGCATTCCCGCCCACGAGCTGGCCGCCGAGGCCAACGGCGCCGTCCAGGAGCCGCCGCCCAAGAAGACGCTGAAGCGCAAGAAGACGAAGCCGCCAAATGGCATCGAAGCGCGCCCCGAGCCCCACGTCAACGGCGATGCCATGGATATTGAGCACAACGGCGCGACCACGCACCTTACCAACAGCGTCAGGGCCGAGTCGGAGCCCATGGTCTCAGAGGCCGAGTCGCTCACCGTCGCTGAGATTCCCATATCCACGCTTAGCATAGGGCACGACGAGGGCATACAGACTGACGTGATAGCTGTGGCTGACCTCACCCCAGAGACCGTCTTTGTGCCATGCGACCCGAATCCCGCAAAGGTCGTTGAGCACACGCTCTGGGGGCCCATCGAGTCGCCAGTACTACTCGCAGCAGGAAAATCGCTGCTCCAGGTCCACGTGGTCCGCAAAGCCTCTAGTTCGGACCAAACGCCATCTTTCCACACCCTCGACATGCCTCTGCCTGTCGCCAACTTTGATGTCACCGCGCTATGCTGGCACTCTGACGACGAGCTCACCGTCTCCGTACGAGAGCAGTGCTTCAACGAGGTCGGCGAGAAGATGATGATGGACAAGCTCATCAAGCTCACCGACGGCGGCCAGACGTCGCACATCATCTCCTCCACGGCCGGCCTCATCAACACTTTGCGCTGGAATTCGGACCGAAATCTACTACTGTCCATATCGACCGACGGCCAAAAGGGCTCAATCAAGGTCTGGAACAACGACAGCGACTCCATCCCCGCCTGGACCGAGTTTACAGACACTGCCATCTTCGACGCGCACTGGATCAGCGAGTCGGCCTTTGTCGTTTGCGGCATCAAGCTATTCAAGATCTACCAAGTCAATGAGTCTTTGACTACTCAGCGGATATTGGACACTCATATAACTTGGGAAGCAGTAAAATATGACGCTTCTTCCGGAATCATCGCCGTCCTGGGCATCGAAGACAAAAAGAACTACCTAGGTCTTTTCCATCCCAATGAATCAGCACAACTACAGACGCACGAGTACCCCGACGAATACTTTACCGACCTTGCTTTCCGCCCGAAGCCAACCACAAGTCATCTCACCAACGGCTCTTCTCTACCATCTGTACTCCTCGCAACAAGTTCCTTGTCTGGTCCGGCTCGGATATGGGATGCCAATGATCCATTCAACTGCATAAAGGATTTACCCACCACCGACAGTACACAGGCCTTTAAGATTGCCTTCTCGCCAGATGGAATGCTCTTAGCGGCAGCGGGTCCCGATGCCGTCACGGTATGGCATGTCGAAAAAAGGGATATTCCGCTAGCCTCGTGGCGCGCCAGTGCCTGGCCGGGAGAAAAATGGAACCCGGGTATAGACGGCGAGTTCAGTCTCGGTTGGGACCCAGACAGCACGAGACTGTCAATTGCTCTCGGAAACCAGGTTTGTCAAAAACAACCAACAGTCTCTGCGTTCACTAATTCTTCTGCAGATCGCAATCATCACGGTTCCACGGTAGCAAGGAGCATCTGCCCTCCGATGCAAAATGCGTTCTCATGACCATACAGAGATCGCGAAAAAAGCAGGACAAAGTCTCTTAAGATGCTATGATGCGTCCAGATAAGCAAGTGCCGAGCCGATTGCGCATCGGAGTCAATCGTCCGCGAACCCCAATGTCATGAGGAGCGCAAGGCGGGGCGCGGGTGGAGTCTGGGGCGGCGCCTCTTTCGGGTGCGGAGTTCAGTCCATGCTGATAGGCTGAAGGCACTAGTTAAGCCTGTCAACCGTGTGTCTGTACCGGTTGTGATGCAGGCCATGCGATCCACCTACCTAGCTCGCGGTGGATCCGTTGTTTCGGCAATTACACGATGCGATCTATTTTGACCTTGATGGGGCGTACTCGGCGAAGCGATGCTTATAACAGTTCGCTGTCGCCTCCCTTGCGACTGATATCCTAGGTCTCACTTCCGTTTCCATCATTGTACATCATACACGTCTTGAGCGTAAACCTTGAATAGTGCTTGAAATTCTAGAGTCAAGTCGCGCATCGCCTCTCGTTGCGCATAACACATTTCTACTTTCCAATCTACAATGTCAGCCATACCGAATCTCCCTACCGACGTATCGCGTTTGCATGCAAACGGTGCAGCCAAGCCGTctttcaagctcaacaatGCGCCGGTAGAGAACCTAAGACGTTTGAAAGTGATTGTTATTGGCGCAGGATATTCGGGTATCTACTGTGGCATCCGGATACCTGAGAGGTTGAGGAATGTGGACCTCGTCATCTACGAGAAGAATGCTGGTGTTGGGGGCACGTGGTATGAAAACAGGTACGCAGAATGCCTATTGGACGTGCCATCTTCGAATATGCCGACCACTGACACTGACGTAGATATCTCGGTTGTGCATGTGACGTGCCTTGTTAGTAAGCTCTAAACAACACCGTGGTGATCGTTGCTAAGACGAAAGCTAGCACACTCGTATCAGTATACCTTCCAGCCGAATCCCAACTGGTCTTCCCTATACGCCCCTGCTGCCGAAATCCAATCGTACCTCCAAGATGTATGCCAAATGTACTCTGCAGACAGGTTCATCAAACTACGCCATCAAGTCGAAGCGTGTCACTGGGATGACAAGACTGCCAAATGGAACATTACCGTTAAGAATCTGGCGACTGGTGAGACGATCCACGACCAGGCAGACGTCTTGATTCAAGGACGTGGCAACCTCAACAACCCTTCTTGGCCCGACATAGATGGGCTTGACACGTTCAAGGGCGAGGTGATGCATTCAGCAACCTGGAATCAGAGGTAGTAGACCCTTCTTACCATTCAGCCAAATCAACTAAACCTAAATACAGCTACGACTTCGAGAACAAGCGGGTAGGCGTTATCGGTTCCGGTTCCTCTTCTATTCAAATTGTACCTTCACTGCAGCGACTACCGGGAACGCATGTCAGCACATTTGTGCGTAGCAAGACATGGATCTCGCCTCCGTTTGGACAACAGCTCTGGGACAAGTACGGCTTCCAAGGATCGACAATCCCAAAGGAGATGCGCGATCGTTTCGCCAATGATCCAGAGTACTACCAAAAGTTCCGACTCTCGGTCGAAGAAGACGGAAACGGTATTCATGCGGTCACAATGAAGGGAACGGAGATGCAACTTGGGGCAAAAGAGATGTTTAACAAACACATGAAGGAGAGGTTGAAGAGCAAGCCAGAAATCTTCGAGGCCCTtttaccttctttctcgcCTGGATGTCGTCGGTTGACACCCGGTCCTGGATATCTCGAGGCATTGACACAACCCAACGTCGCGTTTGTAACATCGCCCATAACACATATCTCGGAATCTGCCATCCACACGGCCGACGGCAAAGCGCATGAAATCGATGCCTTGGTATGCGCAACAGGCTTCAAATCATCGGCTCCTCCTCCATTTCCCTTGACTGGCAGCAACGGCCTCACCATTACAAAAAAATGGGAGAAGCGCGCTGTAAACTACCTCTCGCATTCCTTCGCCGGTTTCCCTAATCTCTTCACTATGCTTGGCCCCAATGCAGCAATCGGCTCCGGCAGCCTAACGACCATGATCGAAACGGTCGGAGACTACATCATCAAAGCGATCCGCAAGATCCAAAAAGAAAACATCGCTTCCATAGTCGTCAAAGAGGCGCGCGAAAGAGACTTTACAGAATACATCGACGCATACTTTGAGGGCACTGTCTTTGCTGAAGAGTGCAGCAGTTGGTACAAGAATAAGGTTACAGGCGAAGTCGTGGGTCTCTGGCCTGGAAGTACACTGCACTGCGTCGAGGCAATGCGGAGCCCGAGGTGGGAGGATTTCGACTATGTGTATGTGGATGAGCTGGAAGGCGCACAGGACTCTGATAACGAACTCAATGGAGTGGGCAAGACGGCGAATAGATTGTCTTGGCTAGGCAACGGATGGAGCACTTTGCAGCACGAAGATAGGGATTTGGCGTGGTATCTGTATCCAGAGTTTTTAGATGTGCCTGTCGCGCCGCTGCcggagaagaaggaggtcTATCGCATACGGCCTTTCTCGCACTAGGTATGTGCGGGATGGTGAATTATCAATTATTTTCTTTCAATTATGGTGCAAGGTACGTAATATCCTCTTCTTGCAATATAGATAAACTTAGCTTCAGAGAGTCATATTGCGTATATTGGGTACTTTGTACTAAAACGTCTCTTTTGTGACTAGCCTCTCCACGGTCCTTTGACAGTTCCGGACATGTACGAATCTAATTGGCAAGATCTGCTGCCGAACTCAAGTCAGATCCGCGGACAAAAGGTTAAAGAGCAGCATTCTGTTCGTGGAAATTTGGCGTATTCTACCCCGCGCCAGCCCTAGCGCTCCACCACTTCATCCGAGATCGTCATCATCTTTGATTTTCCACGTCCTCTACAGCTGACCACAACACTCTTTCCATGCCTCCCTGCAAAGCTCATGAAATAAACTATCCATTGCGTGTTCCAATCTGCGGAAATCAAAATGAGATTAGATATTAACGTCAGGTTTGTTCGACTGTCACTGCAATAGAACACAGATCTTCCGGAAAGGCTACCCTAGCTTCCTCGATATACACATGCAATATATGCCGAATCCACCATCCAGGTCGCTCCGCGCATCCGCCGTATAACAGTGCGTGAGACTAGAAGTTGGTCTAGCTGTTCTAGACTGATATGTCAAGCCTCAAGCAAATGTCAGCCATATAAAAAGGTACTCCGAAGCAGCCGTTCTGGCACTGTTGTGTGCAATCCCCTTCATTCCACAGCATCACCACTCATCATGAAGTTCTCCGCCACCCCTATTTTCGTTTTAATCGCAAGTATCGAGCATGCCACCGCCGTTCGTTTCCTCGGCCGCGTGAACCCAGCCACCCGTGAACTCACGTGGCCCGGAACAGGAGTATCATTTTCCTTCAGCGGCACCACCGCTAGCATCGGGCTCGAAGGAATATCCGGCTCCAACAGTGCTGAGCTCGTCGTCGACGGCGTCTCAACCGTCATCCTAAACGTAAACGGAACCTCCATCAACACACCCTCTTCACTCCCCCGTAGCCAACACACTGTCACCCTCCGCAAACGCTCCGAAGCCCTCTTCGGCACCATAACCATCGGCAACATCACCACCCCCGGTGGCACCCTAACCGCCGACACATTACCCAAACGTAAAATTCAATTCATCGGTGACTCCATCACCGTCGGCTACGGCCTCGACGGCACCTTCCCCTGCACCAACGACGCCGCCGTAGAAAACAACCCACGCACCTACGCCGCCCTGGCCGCCACGGCCGTCAACGCAGACTACGACATCATCGCCTGGAGCGGCATCGGACTAACCAGAAACTACATCTCTTCCACCCCCGACCCCAGCGACACCATGCCCCAACGCTGGACCCGGTACGGCGCCCTCGACCCCCGCGGCAGCTACACCTTCCCCCCGTCTGCCACCCCCAACGCCGTCGTCATCAACCTCGGCACCAACGACTTTGGTTACCAAGCCGGAATCCGCGATCCCATTGTGCCGTCCAACTTCACAGCTGCAATGGTGAGCTTTGTGAAGACGATCCAAGGTCGTTATCCCAAGGCGACGTTTTTTCTGCTGACGAGTCCAATGCTGGGGGATGGGTATCCCGCTGATCAGATGCAGAAGACGGTGCAGAAGGGGGCGCTGGAGGAGGCGAAGAAGGTACTGAGTGGTAAGGCGAAGGTTGTTGTGGTAGATATTCCGACACAGGGGAGTGTGGTGGGATGTGATTACCACCCTAATGCGCAGACGCATAAGGAGGAGGCGGCAATTTTGGAGGCGGCGTTGAAGAAGGGGATGGGGTGGTAGGGTTGAGGTTGGAGGGTTGATGGGTGGATTGGAGATAGATAGGAGATAAAAAAAATGTAAAGTCATATGCTCTCTCTTCACCTTTTTCTGTATCTCGCCTGAATATATGGTCTTCACTTTTTCTCAGTCGGGAGATTAGAACTAGATTATAAATAATATCAAGACATGACATAACTATATTGAATACAGATGGTTTTTTCACCTTGTTTACCAATAGTATCTTGCTCCTTTCTTCTAAACTTCAGATATCAAAACAGTGCCGTACAGCTATAGGACATTGCTATCTTTTCACTAAATATGACACTTTTGTCGTATGCTCCGATGTTATCTTTATTCCCGCCTCTTTGATTTCACTGAGCGAAAAAATACACTGCAACGGTGCTCAGAGCTTTTCCAAAGGGTTGGAAGGGTTGATTTTGAAAGAAGGTTAGATGGTATTATCTCTTAATGGGCGGTGTGGGCGAGTAGTCCATGTAAAAGGGGTGGGTAGAAGAACAAGTCATATATTTAATAAGTGAGCAACGAATGAGAGTTTATTATTTTATGTTTCATCTTTCTCTCAGTGTCTGGTCTTGGGATATAGAACTGCTGGTACTAGCTCTATTTAATTCAACTGCAATACATGTACATAGAATGCTATTATCTGTGAGTTCTAGGTGACGCAAGCGCATAATGAGAATAGTGAAATACTAGAGAAGGTAAGAACGTAATACAAACTATGTTTTTGTGAGCATGAGAGATCAGTATGTTAGGGGTATAGGTCTTGATGTAAGCTTGCGCTAGGAGATATGAATTATCTACGATTTTTGTCACTGTGTAGTGGATCTAGATTTCATTGCGTGTACTATGCGAAGGCTAGGGATTCTTTCTAATTGCAAATCTGCTGCGTCATTTTCATCTTTTAAAAACCTTTAGATGATGTAGTTTTGGGTGCCTTGGGTCAACTGTACTATAGTACTAGAGTTGCTACTATATTTGGAGCGCACAGTGTAAGTCACCGGTACTATGGGAAGAAATTGGAGAACCTACACCTTGTTGAAAGTAACATTCAAACATATACTGTATTCCAATAATAAAAAGGCAATCATTTACTCCTTACGCGGTACATGAGTGAAAATCCCATAGAAAAAGAAATTGGTCTACCCATAATCTCTAGCTTAAAAGCAGTGAAAGCACACTCTTGGTATGTCCGGACAAATCTGTAACTTCTCCAAAGTAAAGGTGTTTTTAAGTTGAATATGGTACTCACTCTCCATACTTTTGAAGGTTTCAAAAGCTCACTCCTGGATAATAACTCACGGTCATCGGACGGAATTCAGACGTTCTTCTACAAACCCTGCTACCACTTCTCCCATATTATAGATACCTGATCATATTTGAGAACATCCCGGTGATTCTGAATGTCACTCATGACGTACAACGACAGCACCCTGGTGGTTTCGATTCTCAAGGCCACGAATATTTGCTTTTTGCCGTCTTGTCGTCATCATGACCCCTCTCTATAACTCCCCAATAGATACGCCTGTCATACCCCAAACACTGCACTATACACGATACACAACGCACACCAGCCGTGTGATACTCGCATTCACAATCTACGACCAGTCCTTATCACGCCACTGAGGTACAATACGTCTTAAGACACACCATACATACCATGGCTTACCACTTCCATCAGGCCATCTATACAGAAGCGCGGTAACCTGTAACTATGCCATCATACTGATACTACTTCAATGGTGCCCAATCTATTAGAAACCCACATACTATATCTAAAATCCACATCCTTACCACATCACAGAGCGCACACAACGAAGAGCGACCCCCACGCCCTATCCAACCTTGTCACATCGGCTGTCCGCTTCCCACGATGCTCGCCACCTCCGATCCCCATAACCTCCAACCCCTACCGCCGCTCGCACCTCTTACCACAAATTTGACCACCCCATCGCGACGACCCATGCCCACCAGCATCACGACATCCACATAAAAGGCCCCACCAAACCATCGGGCCGAATCCTGCGGCGCGCCAAAATACGGCTTCTTCCCGAACACCCCGTCTCAAAGTCTCCATCTTACAATACGAGAAGATTAGCCCTCCCCGGCTGCTTACTGAAGATGCTGTAAGCAAAAAGAAGCGCGGTATTTTTGTCTCGTCAGCAAAACGGCTGACGCGCCTGGATTATTGCAAGCGAAGATGACGCACTTTGTGTACCACGTGCGTCCGTACGTGCGTGCGTAAgaccagagaagaagaaaagaagcACAAGGGATCAAAACATGATCGCCCCGTTGGATACGAAGGGGAAGGTATATACGACGCACAGGTTGGTAGTACCGAGCTATTGCCGGATCGACCGCTCCGACCCTCATACGGGAAGCCGTTGGGTGGAAATCCTTGAGCCATTCATGGAGGTACAAAAAAGGAATGCTGGTTGTGACGATGCTTATGGTGATTATGATGAGGGGGGTAGAGGAGAGCGACAGCCCGAATACTACATACATGCCCTGTCAACGGCCCGAGTCGCGTGCGCGTCTTGGTCTGGATGCTTCTTTCCTTCTACCGCTCTTCGGGCTTCCCGGGCTTTCCGAAGTTCCTGCCGAACTGGGGACTAACATGTCGAATCTGCATGAATGTTTCTGAGCCTCATGTTTTGTGCTCGTCATGTGGTGACGTACCGGTACCTGTGCTTGTTGCAAATGTCACCTGGGCGCTTGTTGGACTCGTAGAGGGAGAGAGCATCGGAGGTACTTGATCTCGTGTGGAGTCCGAGATTTGATTAATCGCCGGGAAAATGGGTAGGCGATGGCTCTAGATCGATCGAGCCTTGCGGTCGCTGCACTGCACCACTGTACAACGCACTGCTCACTGCCCAAGGCCAAGGATCGTGAATAAGGTACCTGGTACCTTACCTATGTATCTGACCCACTGTTGGTAGACGGAGCGGGCCAGGGTCCAAGCCGGCTCTTTGCTTACTGCCCGTGTACAAGACTACGGTCGAGTACCGGCCACACGTGCATCCTTACATGGCGATCTTGCGCAGCAGGCATTTTGCATTTCGGTGAGACCGCCAAATTGACAACGGAAAACGGGGACATGGAACCTTCCAGCTCTTTTTCTTTCTTGGATACTCATCATCGCTTACCCTGGACCATTTTGCGTACTTCTGAATCTGGGTAAATCTCCGATGGGGTACAGAGTCGTGTttttggtggtggtgttgttgttgttggttGCTTCTGTGCATTCGTACCGGGACTAACTTAGCATGGCGGTTTTGGTACCACGTACACTCGTCTTATCCAAAATCCAACTGTTTAACATTAACAATTAATGCAAAGAGCACAAACATTAATGTATCGAGATAAAAAAATAACTCACACCCAACTTCACACACTACTCCAACTAAAATTCAGGCTCCATTGGCCCCCTCCCCTCGTTCCACCTGGACCCCATGGGGCTAACTCCCCAATGC encodes:
- a CDS encoding WD40 repeat protein, translating into MAETLSSNAMNYLVWRYLQEAGFGNAALQLSRCWIRDPDTLPFASKIEPHTLIRLVQDGMCFDRLQAEACNTEPRYKFGSDHGRPYSQRNGNLLTLDKGIPAHELAAEANGAVQEPPPKKTLKRKKTKPPNGIEARPEPHVNGDAMDIEHNGATTHLTNSVRAESEPMVSEAESLTVAEIPISTLSIGHDEGIQTDVIAVADLTPETVFVPCDPNPAKVVEHTLWGPIESPVLLAAGKSLLQVHVVRKASSSDQTPSFHTLDMPLPVANFDVTALCWHSDDELTVSVREQCFNEVGEKMMMDKLIKLTDGGQTSHIISSTAGLINTLRWNSDRNLLLSISTDGQKGSIKVWNNDSDSIPAWTEFTDTAIFDAHWISESAFVVCGIKLFKIYQVNESLTTQRILDTHITWEAVKYDASSGIIAVLGIEDKKNYLGLFHPNESAQLQTHEYPDEYFTDLAFRPKPTTSHLTNGSSLPSVLLATSSLSGPARIWDANDPFNCIKDLPTTDSTQAFKIAFSPDGMLLAAAGPDAVTVWHVEKRDIPLASWRASAWPGEKWNPGIDGEFSLGWDPDSTRLSIALGNQIAIITVPR
- a CDS encoding endoglucanase E precursor; its protein translation is MKFSATPIFVLIASIEHATAVRFLGRVNPATRELTWPGTGVSFSFSGTTASIGLEGISGSNSAELVVDGVSTVILNVNGTSINTPSSLPRSQHTVTLRKRSEALFGTITIGNITTPGGTLTADTLPKRKIQFIGDSITVGYGLDGTFPCTNDAAVENNPRTYAALAATAVNADYDIIAWSGIGLTRNYISSTPDPSDTMPQRWTRYGALDPRGSYTFPPSATPNAVVINLGTNDFGYQAGIRDPIVPSNFTAAMVSFVKTIQEDGAEGGAGGGEEGTEW
- a CDS encoding GlpG, membrane protein, yielding MPRINLPPLTRGILAAVVFFTLINFALRPHADWVEKVEKPIIGVGNGVPWLTIVPRHSVPWYPWVFALATVVEQNLLGLITTGLTVFYGGRYLERAWGSHEFTKFMLFVAMIPNILTYILYLAGYLIMSKGSMMQTTISGGIAIQAGFLVSFKQLVPEHTVAIAKGLIRMRVKHFPAIFLLTNTISGIVLGTETAMFLAYFGFMTAWIYLRFYRISPSLSSSSTGDASYIRGDASDTFSFAHFFPEPIQTPVGALADGIYNAMISLNVCTPFSDRDIDAGNEQATARAEGGLPSIMNPNSRGGRGGATRAEAERRRALALEALNARLNAAASRSAPASAPATASVSGPSESLGETNYEPERSEPPARP
- a CDS encoding putative flavin-binding monooxygenase protein; this translates as MSAIPNLPTDVSRLHANGAAKPSFKLNNAPVENLRRLKVIVIGAGYSGIYCGIRIPERLRNVDLVIYEKNAGVGGTWYENRYLGCACDVPC
- a CDS encoding Pyr-redox-3 multi-domain protein, whose translation is MYSADRFIKLRHQVEACHWDDKTAKWNITVKNLATGETIHDQADVLIQGRGNLNNPSWPDIDGLDTFKGEVMHSATWNQSYDFENKRVGVIGSGSSSIQIVPSLQRLPGTHVSTFVRSKTWISPPFGQQLWDKYGFQGSTIPKEMRDRFANDPEYYQKFRLSVEEDGNGIHAVTMKGTEMQLGAKEMFNKHMKERLKSKPEIFEALLPSFSPGCRRLTPGPGYLEALTQPNVAFVTSPITHISESAIHTADGKAHEIDALVCATGFKSSAPPPFPLTGSNGLTITKKWEKRAVNYLSHSFAGFPNLFTMLGPNAAIGSGSLTTMIETVGDYIIKAIRKIQKENIASIVVKEARERDFTEYIDAYFEGTVFAEECSSWYKNKVTGEVVGLWPGSTLHCVEAMRSPRWEDFDYVYVDELEGAQDSDNELNGVGKTANRLSWLGNGWSTLQHEDRDLAWYLYPEFLDVPVAPLPEKKEVYRIRPFSH